Proteins co-encoded in one Luteolibacter sp. Y139 genomic window:
- a CDS encoding VF530 family protein has product MSEEAMREGEAPREHPRDPLHGVTLETIVRTLQERYGWEEMGRRIRVRCFLDNPSIKSSLTFLRKTPWAREKVEGWYLWDLRRFPGASGSKNPHEGA; this is encoded by the coding sequence ATGAGCGAGGAAGCCATGAGAGAGGGAGAGGCACCACGGGAGCATCCGAGGGATCCGCTGCATGGGGTGACGCTGGAGACGATCGTCCGCACGCTGCAGGAGCGCTACGGGTGGGAAGAAATGGGGCGGCGGATCCGTGTCCGGTGCTTCCTTGATAACCCGAGCATCAAGTCCAGCCTCACGTTTCTGCGGAAGACCCCGTGGGCGCGCGAGAAAGTGGAAGGGTGGTACTTGTGGGATTTGCGGCGATTCCCCGGCGCATCGGGCTCCAAGAATCCGCATGAGGGAGCATGA
- a CDS encoding DUF5069 domain-containing protein produces MPRFPRSAYDQTQGLVYFPRMCDKIRLHAAGELPEVYHDYLGKGFDGRICAFLRVDYADVKARILGGASDEETFAWCLGEGRGLHAIDYVVWNGFARKRGWRDDDGGTEMFEKFKTDGGFADRAELMTMFDFYEYDEGRKA; encoded by the coding sequence ATGCCCCGCTTTCCTCGCAGTGCCTACGATCAGACCCAGGGACTCGTCTATTTCCCGCGGATGTGTGACAAAATCCGGCTGCACGCAGCCGGGGAGCTTCCCGAGGTCTATCATGACTATCTCGGAAAGGGATTCGACGGGCGGATTTGTGCGTTCCTGCGGGTGGACTATGCGGACGTGAAGGCCCGCATTCTCGGCGGGGCGAGTGATGAGGAGACGTTTGCGTGGTGCCTCGGCGAGGGGCGCGGGCTGCATGCGATCGACTATGTCGTGTGGAACGGCTTTGCCCGGAAGCGCGGTTGGCGGGATGATGATGGTGGGACGGAGATGTTCGAGAAGTTCAAGACCGATGGGGGCTTCGCGGATCGCGCGGAGTTGATGACGATGTTCGATTTCTACGAGTACGACGAAGGTCGCAAGGCATGA
- a CDS encoding putative Ig domain-containing protein, with translation MKHPILSTLFCALGLLVPQAAKAATFSASGFVQETIYQGNGMISMRFDFAGRLWVCEKQGRVLVLSPTSATTFGAPVVFANLVSQVTTTAESGMTGMTLDPDFQNNRYLYVLYATATDQRIVRMTSNAAFTAVVPGSEVILLSGLPNTVGIHKAGDIAFHPNDPHNLYVMIGDDGNRDLVGDLSLYNGKILKISSSDGKGLATNPYYAGDVNAVRARIWSARYRNPFRFTFDPAAPIPDVLYVSENGDGTDRITRIEKGADGGWPDQFTGNSGDGKRKVLDTSSPSKTGIAIIRSGPLSVGGAPTLYNSRHSSEVRRWTLTGANLDTLTPVPADGGGAFADNFGHNIASFTAGPDGALYYTSCDQGAATGTDNRLARIRFVGGTQPVAAFTATPQSGQSPLQVSFTDGSTAPGSSVSSWSWNFGDGGVSAAQNPVHTYTAPGVYEVTLTIANAQGLQDSEVRTVTSYHATTITLTGQIEDGRTLPASGLAAATELRFYQKDGVTPLAVSGGTGGAGNALAVAAGGGINVTFSAQITGNAMVVSAGEPAGDGVEVAYAGVALSTTGASQAASVDFHLSNTMLRGRALDTKGAPAQVDVGISRGAAGSYQDFAGGRDFLPGSGIPASGVDHRLVADVLGYYHVPIPTGAGNATFHLDTSADTLAASHGKVKATAAVGGSGTVVKDLTIGLYHGGLNEVDLSGIAVTPNVNFETQIKPILSSLCSACHNDIATNSFGLDLQAAAVYSELVDKESGEAPGVKLVQSGSAARSYLMEKLGASPPQVGTSMRPGDPMSLAQQALIRDWINQLTPPDPDAPPEIDSALAKSAVVGVPFIYQITAINLPVSFDATNLPAGLLLNSSTGVISGTPTLAGTVESTITATNDNGTGSATLVFTITAGPPPVITSPLAATGAVNVAFSYIIGAQNNPVSFTASGLPSGFAFNTTTGEISGTPTQTGSSTVTITATNANGTDSETLSLSFIANLSVGRTTDASSSINAGSTGAAAVDLDFNGSRWESIHGVDPQWMSIDLGALKEIRKIVLKWENAGGKDYKLQVSDNAGGPWVDMVTVTGNTTTGTNLVYDNLDFTGRYVRMYGTARTMPYGYSLYNFEVWGMDFDESVLPPVITSGLTASCIVNTAFSYQIAATHYPSSYGATGLPAGLQINTATGQIHGTPTSAGTSNVGISATNANGTANATLSLTVTTGPVPDITSAATANGTVGSPFSYTIAATNTPTSFAATGLPGELSLNTSTGVISGTPSVAFSGNVTISATNAHGTDTATLTLVIAPNIVNLSVGRPTDASSSINGNSTGAAAVDLNFTTSRWESIHGVDPQWMWIDLGATKSIRKVVLKWENAGGKNYKLQVADSSNGPWADMVTVTNNNTTGTDLTYDNLNFTGRYVRMYGTTRTTGYGYSLYNFEVWGSDPPPVSPFDAWRVAQFGGLADGPDALPGADFDRDGVANVLEFVLGTDPKVAGTNPGYSAVVGAANKMVFSFTRPPQMAGVTITISASDSLAGGGWTTLATKVGDGAWTVAPGAAVQDAGTGPVIVTDSKTLPGNPLRRFLRLGAEITP, from the coding sequence ATGAAACACCCGATCCTTTCCACTCTATTCTGCGCGCTGGGCTTACTGGTTCCCCAAGCGGCGAAGGCGGCGACGTTCAGCGCGTCCGGCTTCGTGCAGGAGACGATCTATCAGGGCAATGGCATGATCTCGATGCGCTTCGATTTCGCGGGGCGCTTGTGGGTGTGCGAGAAGCAGGGGCGGGTGCTGGTGCTTTCGCCGACTTCGGCGACGACCTTCGGGGCGCCGGTGGTGTTCGCGAATCTGGTATCGCAGGTGACCACGACTGCGGAGAGCGGGATGACGGGGATGACGCTGGATCCCGATTTCCAGAACAACCGCTACCTCTACGTGCTCTACGCGACCGCGACGGACCAGCGGATCGTGCGTATGACTTCGAACGCGGCATTTACCGCGGTAGTGCCGGGTTCAGAGGTGATACTGCTCAGCGGGCTGCCGAACACGGTGGGGATTCACAAGGCGGGGGACATCGCTTTCCATCCCAACGATCCGCACAATCTCTATGTGATGATCGGGGACGACGGGAACCGTGATCTGGTGGGCGACCTGAGTCTCTACAACGGGAAGATTCTCAAGATCAGCTCTTCCGACGGGAAGGGGCTGGCGACGAATCCCTACTATGCCGGTGATGTGAATGCGGTGCGGGCGAGGATCTGGTCGGCGCGCTACCGGAATCCTTTCCGCTTCACCTTTGACCCCGCCGCGCCGATTCCGGATGTGCTCTACGTTTCGGAAAATGGCGACGGGACGGACCGCATCACGCGCATCGAGAAAGGGGCGGATGGCGGTTGGCCGGACCAGTTCACGGGCAACTCCGGCGATGGCAAGCGGAAGGTCCTGGACACTTCCTCGCCCTCGAAGACGGGAATCGCGATCATCCGCAGCGGGCCGCTTTCGGTCGGTGGCGCGCCGACGCTCTACAATTCGCGCCATAGCAGCGAGGTGCGGCGGTGGACGCTGACGGGCGCGAACCTGGATACGCTGACGCCGGTGCCGGCGGATGGGGGCGGTGCGTTTGCCGACAACTTCGGTCACAATATCGCGAGCTTCACGGCGGGTCCGGATGGGGCGCTATATTACACCTCGTGCGATCAGGGTGCGGCGACTGGCACCGATAACCGGCTGGCGCGGATCCGGTTTGTGGGTGGGACGCAGCCGGTGGCGGCTTTCACGGCGACGCCGCAGAGCGGGCAGTCGCCATTGCAGGTGAGCTTTACGGATGGTTCGACTGCGCCGGGGAGCAGCGTGAGCTCGTGGAGCTGGAATTTCGGTGATGGCGGTGTTTCGGCTGCGCAGAATCCGGTTCACACTTATACGGCGCCCGGGGTTTATGAGGTGACGCTGACGATTGCGAACGCGCAGGGTTTGCAGGACTCGGAGGTCAGGACGGTGACCTCGTATCATGCGACGACGATTACTCTAACAGGTCAGATCGAGGATGGGCGGACGCTGCCGGCGAGCGGACTCGCGGCGGCTACGGAGCTGCGTTTCTATCAGAAGGATGGCGTGACGCCGTTGGCGGTGTCGGGAGGCACGGGCGGAGCAGGCAATGCGCTTGCGGTCGCGGCGGGCGGGGGGATCAATGTGACTTTCTCGGCGCAGATCACGGGCAACGCGATGGTGGTGTCGGCGGGTGAGCCGGCTGGTGATGGGGTGGAGGTGGCGTATGCGGGGGTGGCGCTTTCGACCACTGGAGCGAGCCAGGCTGCATCGGTGGACTTCCATCTTTCCAATACGATGCTGCGCGGTCGTGCGCTGGATACGAAGGGTGCGCCTGCGCAAGTGGATGTGGGGATTTCGCGGGGTGCGGCGGGAAGCTATCAGGATTTCGCAGGTGGGCGGGATTTCCTTCCCGGGTCGGGTATTCCGGCGAGCGGAGTGGATCATCGCCTGGTGGCGGATGTGCTGGGCTACTATCACGTGCCGATTCCCACGGGAGCGGGCAATGCGACTTTCCATCTCGATACGAGCGCCGACACGCTGGCTGCGAGCCATGGCAAGGTGAAGGCGACCGCGGCGGTGGGTGGCAGCGGAACCGTGGTGAAGGATCTAACCATCGGGCTGTATCACGGTGGCTTGAACGAGGTGGATCTGTCGGGCATCGCGGTGACGCCGAATGTGAATTTCGAGACGCAGATCAAGCCGATCCTGAGCAGCTTGTGCTCGGCTTGCCACAATGACATCGCCACTAACAGCTTCGGCCTCGATTTGCAGGCGGCTGCGGTTTACAGCGAGCTGGTCGACAAGGAGAGCGGCGAAGCGCCGGGGGTGAAGCTGGTGCAGTCCGGCTCCGCTGCGCGCAGTTACTTGATGGAGAAGCTGGGGGCTTCGCCGCCGCAGGTGGGGACCTCGATGCGTCCGGGTGATCCGATGTCGCTGGCGCAGCAGGCGCTCATTCGCGACTGGATCAACCAGCTCACGCCGCCGGATCCAGACGCGCCGCCGGAGATCGACAGCGCGCTGGCGAAGTCGGCGGTGGTTGGGGTGCCGTTCATCTATCAGATCACGGCGATCAATTTGCCGGTCAGCTTCGATGCCACGAACTTGCCGGCGGGGTTGTTGCTGAATTCCTCGACGGGAGTGATTTCGGGAACGCCCACGCTTGCGGGCACTGTGGAGAGCACGATCACCGCGACGAATGACAATGGGACGGGGTCGGCAACGCTGGTCTTCACGATCACGGCGGGACCGCCGCCGGTGATCACGAGTCCGCTGGCCGCGACCGGTGCGGTGAATGTGGCATTCTCCTACATCATCGGGGCGCAGAACAATCCGGTGAGCTTCACCGCGAGCGGGCTGCCGTCGGGTTTTGCCTTCAATACGACGACGGGTGAAATCTCCGGCACTCCGACCCAGACGGGATCGAGCACGGTGACGATCACGGCGACGAATGCCAATGGCACGGACAGCGAGACGCTGAGCCTTTCGTTCATCGCGAACCTTTCAGTGGGCAGGACGACCGATGCCTCGAGCAGCATCAATGCGGGGAGCACCGGAGCAGCGGCGGTGGACCTGGACTTCAATGGAAGCCGGTGGGAGTCGATCCATGGCGTGGATCCACAGTGGATGTCGATCGATCTCGGTGCGCTGAAGGAGATCCGGAAGATCGTGCTGAAGTGGGAGAATGCCGGCGGCAAGGATTACAAGCTGCAGGTGTCCGACAATGCGGGCGGCCCGTGGGTCGACATGGTGACGGTGACGGGGAACACGACGACGGGCACGAACCTAGTCTATGACAATCTGGATTTCACCGGCCGTTATGTGCGGATGTACGGCACGGCTCGTACTATGCCGTATGGCTATTCGCTCTACAACTTCGAGGTGTGGGGCATGGACTTCGATGAAAGCGTGCTGCCGCCGGTGATCACGAGCGGGCTCACGGCGAGCTGCATCGTTAACACTGCCTTCAGCTACCAGATCGCGGCCACGCATTACCCAAGCAGCTACGGGGCAACCGGGTTGCCCGCAGGTTTGCAGATCAATACCGCAACGGGGCAGATCCATGGGACGCCTACGTCTGCCGGGACCAGTAACGTCGGGATCTCGGCGACGAATGCCAATGGGACCGCGAATGCGACGCTGTCGCTGACGGTGACCACCGGTCCGGTGCCGGACATCACCAGCGCTGCGACGGCGAATGGCACGGTGGGCAGTCCTTTCAGCTATACGATTGCCGCGACGAATACGCCTACGAGTTTCGCCGCCACCGGCTTGCCCGGCGAGCTTTCCCTCAACACGTCCACGGGCGTGATCTCCGGGACGCCTTCGGTGGCTTTCTCGGGGAATGTCACGATCTCCGCCACCAATGCGCACGGCACGGACACGGCGACGCTCACGCTGGTGATCGCGCCGAACATTGTGAACCTGTCCGTCGGTCGGCCGACCGATGCCTCGAGCAGCATCAATGGCAACAGCACGGGTGCCGCGGCGGTGGACCTGAACTTCACCACCAGCCGGTGGGAATCGATCCATGGCGTGGATCCGCAGTGGATGTGGATCGATCTGGGTGCGACGAAGTCGATCCGCAAGGTGGTTCTGAAGTGGGAGAACGCAGGTGGGAAGAACTACAAGCTGCAGGTGGCCGATTCCTCGAATGGTCCGTGGGCCGACATGGTGACGGTGACGAATAACAACACGACCGGCACGGATCTCACCTACGACAATCTGAATTTCACGGGGCGCTATGTCCGGATGTACGGCACCACTCGTACTACGGGCTACGGTTACTCGCTCTACAACTTCGAGGTGTGGGGCAGCGACCCGCCGCCGGTGTCGCCGTTCGATGCGTGGCGCGTGGCACAGTTTGGCGGGCTGGCCGATGGTCCTGATGCGCTGCCCGGAGCCGACTTCGATCGCGACGGCGTGGCGAACGTGCTGGAATTCGTGCTGGGCACGGATCCGAAGGTCGCGGGGACGAATCCCGGTTACTCCGCCGTGGTCGGGGCTGCGAACAAGATGGTGTTTTCCTTCACGCGTCCGCCGCAGATGGCGGGGGTGACGATCACGATCAGCGCTTCGGATTCGCTGGCCGGGGGAGGTTGGACGACCTTGGCCACGAAGGTGGGGGATGGTGCCTGGACCGTGGCCCCGGGGGCAGCAGTGCAGGATGCCGGAACGGGGCCGGTGATCGTGACGGATTCAAAGACGCTTCCCGGCAATCCGCTGCGGCGTTTCCTGCGCCTGGGGGCGGAAATCACGCCGTAG
- a CDS encoding glycosyl hydrolase family 95 catalytic domain-containing protein, producing MKALFAALLVFASVFPASGLEERVDWRSFLAGHDPVWNRMGKEWWEAPFVGDGELGMMARLGGERVMSFQVGSNRVHDHRTDDVWQGKVLDAIEVQNRGRLPVGSFELKTEGKIDAGKSTARIDLWNAEARGTVVTDRGEIAWRMFIHATNGTGVIELKRSGGESGATLEFVAEPSVSPRESKLPAEFRKERVPNPSLKYEGDRSKGHLDQALAAGGGYVTAWEEKEGRLFWTTMYDLKEVPVAFAQERVKASASAAFASLESSHREWWHQWYPKSFFSFGDPYWESFYWIQVYKMASATRAERGLIDNSGPWFQPSGWSATWWNLNVQLSYSPFYSSARYAEAGAVPRHLAAGLDGMIRSVEEKYRADSAALCRNTGPDLFGWAGEPGGRAIRERADIGMEAGNLLWMCHNLYRHYRVSMDEKMGKEQLFPLLKRAVNYHRHFLAEGADGFLHLPKTHSPEYGEAPDANYDLAGLRWGCRTLLELDGKFGTKDPLVPEWKRILEKLVPFPKNEHSYFIGAGMPFEKSHRHWSHLLMIYPYGLVTPESDGAEWIKSNLDHWHSKKGALQGYSFTGGIAMSAILGDGARAQGLLDGFQKFIQPNTLYKEGTAPVMETPLHGAAVLQEMAFRSQNGVIHVFPALSPKWERTVFRGFTAEGGFEVSAAAGQGKVRWIILTAPHGGEVVLEAKGVGALKREAKDMSAEVLSPDRLKLVCQAGGRIDLYDGTTPVVEAVGGKGTNPFGLK from the coding sequence ATGAAAGCCCTGTTTGCCGCGTTGTTGGTTTTTGCTTCGGTGTTTCCGGCGTCGGGGTTGGAGGAGAGGGTTGATTGGCGGTCCTTTCTCGCGGGGCACGATCCGGTTTGGAACCGGATGGGGAAGGAGTGGTGGGAGGCTCCGTTCGTGGGGGATGGCGAGCTGGGGATGATGGCGCGGCTCGGGGGAGAGCGGGTGATGAGTTTTCAGGTGGGGAGCAATCGGGTGCATGATCATCGGACGGATGATGTGTGGCAGGGGAAGGTGCTGGATGCGATCGAGGTGCAGAACCGGGGGCGGCTTCCGGTGGGGAGCTTCGAGTTGAAGACGGAGGGGAAGATTGATGCGGGGAAGAGCACGGCCCGCATTGATCTGTGGAATGCGGAGGCGCGTGGGACGGTGGTGACGGATCGCGGCGAGATCGCGTGGCGGATGTTCATTCACGCGACGAACGGGACGGGCGTGATCGAGTTGAAGCGGAGTGGCGGGGAGAGCGGTGCCACGCTGGAGTTCGTGGCCGAGCCTTCGGTGAGCCCGCGGGAGAGCAAGCTGCCGGCGGAGTTTCGCAAAGAACGGGTTCCGAATCCTTCGCTGAAGTACGAGGGAGATCGTAGCAAGGGGCATTTGGATCAAGCCCTTGCTGCCGGGGGAGGATACGTCACGGCGTGGGAGGAGAAGGAGGGCAGGTTGTTTTGGACGACGATGTACGATCTCAAGGAGGTCCCTGTGGCATTCGCGCAGGAACGGGTGAAGGCATCGGCATCGGCTGCTTTTGCTTCGCTTGAGAGTTCGCACCGCGAGTGGTGGCACCAGTGGTATCCGAAGAGCTTCTTCAGCTTCGGTGATCCCTATTGGGAGTCCTTTTACTGGATCCAGGTTTACAAGATGGCGTCGGCGACGCGGGCGGAGCGGGGTTTGATCGACAATAGCGGGCCGTGGTTCCAGCCGTCGGGTTGGTCGGCGACGTGGTGGAATCTGAATGTGCAGCTCAGCTACTCACCGTTTTATTCATCGGCCCGTTATGCGGAGGCGGGGGCGGTGCCGAGGCATCTGGCGGCGGGGCTGGATGGGATGATCCGTTCGGTGGAGGAGAAGTATCGGGCGGACTCGGCGGCGCTGTGCCGAAATACGGGGCCGGATCTTTTTGGATGGGCGGGGGAGCCGGGCGGACGTGCGATCCGGGAGCGTGCGGATATCGGGATGGAGGCGGGGAACCTGTTGTGGATGTGCCACAATCTCTATCGGCACTATCGGGTGTCGATGGATGAGAAGATGGGGAAGGAGCAGCTTTTCCCGCTGCTGAAGCGGGCGGTGAATTACCACCGGCATTTCCTTGCCGAAGGGGCTGATGGCTTCCTGCATCTGCCGAAGACGCATAGCCCGGAGTATGGCGAGGCGCCTGATGCGAACTACGATCTCGCGGGGCTGAGGTGGGGTTGCCGGACCTTGTTAGAGCTGGATGGGAAATTTGGCACGAAGGATCCGCTGGTGCCGGAGTGGAAGCGGATCCTTGAGAAGCTGGTGCCGTTTCCGAAGAATGAGCATTCGTATTTCATCGGGGCGGGGATGCCGTTTGAGAAAAGTCACCGGCATTGGTCGCACCTGCTGATGATCTATCCGTATGGGCTGGTGACGCCGGAGAGCGATGGGGCGGAGTGGATCAAGTCGAACCTGGATCACTGGCACTCGAAGAAGGGGGCGCTGCAGGGATACTCCTTCACCGGAGGCATCGCGATGTCGGCGATCCTCGGGGATGGGGCGCGGGCGCAGGGCTTGCTTGATGGCTTCCAGAAATTCATTCAGCCCAACACGCTCTACAAGGAAGGCACCGCGCCGGTGATGGAGACGCCGCTGCATGGTGCGGCGGTGTTGCAGGAGATGGCTTTCCGCAGCCAGAATGGGGTGATTCATGTCTTTCCGGCGTTGTCGCCGAAGTGGGAGCGGACGGTTTTCCGCGGCTTCACGGCAGAGGGTGGTTTCGAGGTGAGTGCCGCGGCGGGGCAGGGGAAGGTGCGGTGGATCATCCTGACTGCGCCGCATGGTGGGGAGGTGGTGCTCGAGGCCAAGGGTGTGGGCGCGTTGAAGCGTGAGGCGAAGGACATGAGCGCGGAGGTTCTTTCGCCGGACCGGCTCAAGCTGGTTTGCCAAGCGGGTGGAAGGATCGACCTTTATGATGGCACGACTCCAGTGGTTGAGGCGGTGGGAGGGAAGGGTACGAATCCTTTCGGATTGAAGTGA
- a CDS encoding Uma2 family endonuclease — protein sequence MNAVLDLPEIGDRHAFNLARWQEICADPQVRTIEGRVESDAHGHILMSPPPAFEHSQFQYRIARLLGEHLGHDGASTECPVSTTKGIRGIDSVWISAERRTQALRSGVLVIAPEICVEVISPGNTRNEMEEKRSLLFQAGADEVWFCDTKGRMSFFLRDAPSVAAGKSLHCPDFPESIG from the coding sequence ATGAACGCCGTTCTGGATCTCCCCGAAATCGGCGACCGGCACGCCTTCAATCTGGCGCGCTGGCAGGAAATCTGCGCCGACCCTCAGGTGCGCACCATCGAAGGCCGGGTCGAGTCGGATGCACACGGTCACATCCTCATGAGTCCTCCCCCGGCATTCGAGCATTCACAATTCCAGTATCGAATCGCACGCCTGCTTGGCGAACATCTGGGACATGACGGAGCCTCCACGGAGTGCCCCGTCTCCACGACCAAAGGGATCCGCGGCATTGATTCTGTCTGGATCTCGGCCGAACGGCGAACGCAAGCCCTCCGCAGTGGAGTCCTTGTGATTGCTCCAGAGATTTGCGTGGAGGTGATTTCGCCCGGCAATACCCGCAACGAAATGGAAGAGAAGCGTTCCCTTCTCTTCCAAGCCGGAGCCGACGAGGTCTGGTTCTGCGACACCAAGGGACGCATGTCCTTCTTCCTGCGCGATGCCCCTTCGGTAGCCGCCGGGAAGTCGCTCCATTGTCCGGACTTCCCGGAATCGATCGGCTAG
- a CDS encoding DMT family transporter, whose amino-acid sequence MLILACVLWAVSFPVIKALNLEQTARLPGASETFLAIWLQMARFALAAAIMIPLIAHQLPTRKELIQGTRLGLWGGLGMALQAWGLNYTEASTSAFLTQAYCVILPLVACIKTRRAPTLKVLTATALVIIGGAILSGVKPGELKIGRGEAATLAAAFIFTFQILTLENPKYDGNRGIPVTFAMCAAIAVIFLPVVAFLAPTPAHLISPGATWQAFTLILVLALVCSVGAYGLMNTWQPRVSATEAGLIYTTEPVFTAAFVLFLPAMLGQLVHSGYPNESLTFSLVAGGSLILAANLLMQWKRRPHPPAIAPAP is encoded by the coding sequence ATGCTCATCCTCGCCTGCGTCTTGTGGGCGGTCAGCTTCCCCGTCATCAAGGCGCTGAACCTCGAGCAAACCGCGCGGCTGCCGGGAGCTTCCGAGACCTTTCTGGCGATCTGGCTGCAGATGGCCCGCTTCGCTTTGGCGGCAGCCATCATGATCCCGCTCATCGCGCACCAGTTGCCGACGCGCAAGGAACTCATCCAGGGCACCCGGCTCGGCCTCTGGGGTGGACTAGGCATGGCACTCCAAGCATGGGGACTCAATTACACCGAAGCCTCCACCTCCGCCTTCCTCACCCAAGCCTACTGCGTGATCCTCCCGCTCGTCGCCTGCATCAAGACCCGCCGTGCCCCGACGCTGAAAGTGCTCACCGCCACCGCGCTCGTCATCATCGGCGGCGCCATCCTCTCCGGCGTGAAACCCGGCGAACTCAAGATCGGCAGGGGCGAGGCCGCCACCCTCGCCGCCGCCTTCATCTTCACCTTCCAGATCCTCACACTGGAAAATCCGAAGTATGACGGAAACCGCGGCATCCCCGTCACCTTCGCCATGTGCGCGGCCATCGCCGTGATCTTCCTCCCGGTCGTCGCCTTCCTCGCCCCCACTCCCGCCCACCTGATTTCACCCGGCGCGACCTGGCAGGCCTTCACCCTCATCCTCGTCCTCGCCCTCGTCTGCTCGGTCGGCGCCTATGGCCTCATGAATACCTGGCAGCCCCGCGTCTCCGCCACCGAGGCCGGCCTCATCTACACCACCGAGCCAGTCTTCACCGCCGCCTTCGTGCTGTTCCTGCCAGCCATGTTAGGTCAACTTGTCCACAGCGGCTATCCGAACGAATCCCTCACCTTCTCACTCGTCGCAGGGGGCTCCCTCATCCTCGCCGCCAATCTCCTGATGCAATGGAAACGCCGTCCACATCCTCCCGCCATCGCTCCGGCCCCGTGA
- a CDS encoding Lnb N-terminal periplasmic domain-containing protein, with product METPSTSSRHRSGPVKVLCFIGRNLLRLLMLIPALWCFGAIYFDGPFPGSGNMILGILWVALTVFLLFRARSKRDRWLSFAAGLAIVIIPWSFKKPRNDRDWSPEYARTANAKVEGDAVTFTNFRNFGYTLDGTVTERWETRTVHLSKLRGIDFFLNYWGSPSIAHPIFSFDFGDEGQVAFSIETRREKGETYTALGGLYKLYELTYLVGDERDFIRVRTNIREGEDAYLFRLATPPDKARERFLEYVTQIQALAAKPRFYNVLTANCTTAIRSQLNVEKKFIPDKRLIINGKLDELFAERGLFAVKDMPLPELKERGHVDDRAMHAQDDPEFSKKIRETVPGYDP from the coding sequence ATGGAAACGCCGTCCACATCCTCCCGCCATCGCTCCGGCCCCGTGAAAGTCCTCTGCTTCATCGGCCGCAATCTGCTGCGGCTGCTGATGCTGATCCCCGCACTCTGGTGCTTCGGCGCGATCTACTTCGACGGCCCCTTTCCCGGATCGGGGAACATGATCCTCGGCATCCTCTGGGTCGCGCTCACCGTCTTCCTCCTCTTCCGCGCCCGCTCGAAGCGCGATCGCTGGCTCTCCTTCGCCGCCGGCCTCGCCATCGTCATCATCCCGTGGTCCTTCAAGAAGCCCCGCAATGACCGCGACTGGTCACCGGAATACGCCCGCACCGCCAATGCCAAGGTCGAGGGCGACGCCGTCACCTTCACCAATTTCCGCAACTTCGGCTACACCCTCGATGGCACCGTCACCGAGCGCTGGGAAACCCGCACCGTCCACCTGTCCAAGCTCCGCGGCATCGACTTCTTCCTCAACTACTGGGGCTCTCCATCGATCGCCCACCCCATCTTCTCCTTCGACTTCGGCGATGAAGGACAGGTCGCCTTCTCCATCGAGACCCGTCGCGAAAAGGGCGAGACCTACACCGCCCTCGGCGGCCTCTATAAACTCTACGAACTCACCTACCTCGTCGGCGACGAGCGCGACTTCATCCGCGTCCGCACCAATATCCGTGAGGGCGAGGACGCCTACCTCTTCCGCCTCGCCACGCCGCCGGACAAGGCCCGCGAGCGCTTTCTTGAGTACGTCACCCAGATCCAGGCCCTCGCCGCCAAGCCGCGCTTCTACAACGTCCTCACCGCGAACTGCACCACCGCCATCCGCTCGCAGCTCAACGTCGAAAAGAAGTTCATCCCCGACAAACGGCTCATCATTAATGGCAAGCTCGATGAACTCTTCGCCGAGCGCGGCCTCTTCGCCGTGAAGGACATGCCCCTCCCCGAACTCAAGGAGCGCGGCCACGTCGATGATCGCGCGATGCACGCTCAAGATGATCCGGAGTTCTCCAAAAAAATCCGCGAGACAGTGCCCGGATATGATCCGTAA